The genomic DNA AACCGCCAGCTGGCTTTCGGCCTGCGGCACCACTGCGCCGCGCAGCGCCTCGGCCAGCAGCGCGTAGGAATGCACGCGGGCCTCGTGGCTGAAAATATTGGTAACGGCCATGATTTCAGCCACCTGCGTTTGGTCGATAAAATCCTGGAGCTCCTGCCGCAGCGTGGCCGGGCCGCCAACGAACGCGTAGGCCAGCATGTGCTCGACCATTTGCTGCTGAGCGGGGCTCCAGAGCGCGGCCATCGACTCGACGGGCGGGGGTAGCGGGGCCGGCCGGCCCGACACCACGCCCAGCATAAACTGCTGGAGCGACGTGGACAGCCACTGCGCCTCGGCATCCGTGTCGGCGGCCACCACGTTGACGCAGGCAATGACGTAGGGCGCGGCCAGCACCGCCGAGGGCCGGAAATTCTGGCGATAAATCTGTAACGCGTCCATCATCTGGGTGGGCGCGAAGTGGCTGGCAAAGGCGTAGGGCAGGCCCAGGGCCGCCGCCAGGTAAGCGCTGTCGGTGCTCGAACCCAGGATGTAGATAGGAACATCGAGCCCCTCGCCGGGGATGGCGCGCACGGCGCTGGTGCTGTTGCTGGCCGAGAAATATTGCTGGAGCTGCTGCACATCGCGCGGAAAATCCTGCGGCCCGCCAAAGCGGCTGCCCCGGATGGCCTGGGCCGTTATCTGGTCGGAGCCGGGGGCGCGGCCCAGGCCCAGGTCGATGCGGCCGGGGTAGAGCGTGGCCAGCGTGCCCAGCTGCTCGGCCACCACCAGCGGGGCGTGGTTGGGCAGCATAATGCCGCCCGAGCCCACCCGCAGCGTGCTGGTTCCGCCCGCGATGTAGCCAATGAGCACCACCGGGGAGGCGCTGGCCACGCTGGCCATGTTGTGGTGCTCGGAAAGCCAGTAGCGGGTGTAGCCCAGCTTTTCTACCTGCCGGGCCAGGTCGAGGCTGTGGCGGAAGGTATCGGCGGGGGTAGCGCCGGCCACGATGGGGGCTAAATCAAGAACGGAGAAAGCGACAGAAGTAACAGCGGCTGACGACATGGATATGGAATAGCAAAGGGCGATAAGGAGTTGGTATAACCCTTTCCGCAGCAAATTGATTGCTTTTTGCCCCACCCCCCGTTAAGCAGCCAAACACCCGCTCTTGGTCAGGTTTATAAGGAGTGCCGGCTGAGTACCCTCCCGATGCGCCGGCCGCAGCCGGGCATTAACCCGTGCAACACTGGAATGCGCGGCGAATAACCTTTTCCTACCTGTTGATTTTTTCCTTTGATTTTTTCCTACCCCCTGCTTATGAGCACTCCCACGTATGATGCCGTCGTCGTCGGCTCGGGTCCGAATGGGCTGGCCGCCGCCATTGTGATGCAGCAGGCGGGCTTGTCGGTGCTGCTGCTCGAAGGCAAGACGGAGCTGGGCGGCGGCCTGCGCACGGCCGAGCTGACGCTGCCCGGCTTTCGCCACGACATCTGCTCGGCTATTCACCCGCTGGCGGTGGCTTCGCCGTTCTTCCAGACCCTGCCGCTGGCCCAATATGGGCTTGAATACGTGACGCCGCCCGTGGCCGCTGCCCACCCTTTTGATGATGGCACGGCCGCCTTTGCAGCCGCTTCGCTCGCCGACTCGGCGCGCAGCCTGGGTCCCGACGACGCGGCCTACCAACGCCTGCTAGCCCCGCTCATCGAGCGGTGGCCGCGCATTGCGGACGACGTGCTGGCCCCGCTGCACTTCCCCAAGCACCCGCTGGATATGGCCCGGTTTGGCAGTCTGGCGCTGCTGCCGGCTACCGTGCTGGCCCGGCGCTTTGGGGGCGAAAAAGCTAAGGGGCTGCTGGCCGGCATGGCGGCCCACACCATTCAGCCGCTCAGCAACCTAGCTACTTCGGCCGCGGCGCTGGTGCTGCTGGTGGCGGCGCACCGGCGCGGCTGGCCCCTGGCCAAGGGCGGCTCGCAGTCGCTGGCCGATGCGCTGGTGGCGCACTTCCGGGCGCTGGGCGGCCACGTCGAAACGGGCACCTACGTGCGTTCGCTGGCGCAACTGCCGGCGGCGCGGGCGGTGCTCCTGGACGTGACGCCCGCCCAGCTGTTGCAGATTGCCGGGCACCAGCTTTCCAGTCTCTACCAGTGGCAGCTGCGGCGCTACCGCTACGGCATGGGCGTGTATAAGGTCGATTGGGCGCTGGCCGAACCCATTCCGTTCACGGCCGCCGAGTGCCGCCGCGCGGGCACGGTGCACCTGGGCGGCACGCTGGCCGAGATTGCCGCTGGCGAGCAGGGCGCATCGCGGGGCCAGCACCCGGCCCGGCCCTTCGTGCTGCTGGCCCAGCAAAGCCAATTTGACCCCACCCGCGCGCCCGCCGGCCAGCACACCGCCTGGGCCTACTGCCACGTGCCCAACGGCTCGCGCGTGGACATGACGGCCACTATCGAGCGCCAGGTGGAGCGCTTTGCGCCCGGCTTCCGCGCGCGGATTCTGGCCCGCCACACCTTCGACACCGCCCAGATGGAGGACTACAACCCCAACTACGTGGGCGGCGATATCAACGGCGGCTTGCTCGATATCGGCCAGCTATTTACCCGGCCGGTGCTGCGGGCGTCGCCCTACCGCACCTCGTTGCGGGGGCTGTATTTGTGCTCGTCGGCGACCCCGCCCGGCGGGGGCGTGCACGGCATGTGCGGCTACTACGCCGCCCGGCGGGCGCTGCGCGACGTGTTTCGGCTGCCCGCGCCGCCGCTTTACGCAGAACGGTGAGGCAAGCTATACTCGTCGCGAAGTGATTTGCAGGAAGGGCGCGCGACTCGTGCCACGACGGGCGGGGGCAAGCCCCGCACCCTACTTCGCGATAAAGCATTTCGCCGCTGCTGCTAATGCCTGTTTTAGAAGCAGGAATTTATAAGTTAGCGCATAGCGAGGCAGGCTACCTTTGCGACTCATTTTTTCCGTTGAATGACTGCATTTACCGGCCCGCGCGGCCTCGTTTTCTGGTTGGTAGTGCTGCCCGGCGCGGTGCTTGCCCAGGCCCAGCCTGCCCCCGACTCGCCCCTGACCCACCTGCTGGCCGAGCGCCGGGTGCTCACCGAGCGCTACGCCGCGGCCAATGCCCAGCGCCACGGCTTGTTTGGGCTCAGCAACAAGCCCAGCAAGCAGGACTTGCAGGCGGTGGTGGATGCCCTGCAAGGCATCGTGGATAAGGATGAGCAGATTGTGGCGGTGCTCAACCAGACCACCCAGCAGGCCCAAACCACTGCCACTACCCTCCAGAATACGGGCCGCGACGACCGCAACCTCACTGCCCAGCGTCTCAGTGAGCTGCAAAATGAGCAG from Hymenobacter psoromatis includes the following:
- a CDS encoding FAD-dependent oxidoreductase — its product is MSTPTYDAVVVGSGPNGLAAAIVMQQAGLSVLLLEGKTELGGGLRTAELTLPGFRHDICSAIHPLAVASPFFQTLPLAQYGLEYVTPPVAAAHPFDDGTAAFAAASLADSARSLGPDDAAYQRLLAPLIERWPRIADDVLAPLHFPKHPLDMARFGSLALLPATVLARRFGGEKAKGLLAGMAAHTIQPLSNLATSAAALVLLVAAHRRGWPLAKGGSQSLADALVAHFRALGGHVETGTYVRSLAQLPAARAVLLDVTPAQLLQIAGHQLSSLYQWQLRRYRYGMGVYKVDWALAEPIPFTAAECRRAGTVHLGGTLAEIAAGEQGASRGQHPARPFVLLAQQSQFDPTRAPAGQHTAWAYCHVPNGSRVDMTATIERQVERFAPGFRARILARHTFDTAQMEDYNPNYVGGDINGGLLDIGQLFTRPVLRASPYRTSLRGLYLCSSATPPGGGVHGMCGYYAARRALRDVFRLPAPPLYAER